Within Candidatus Abyssobacteria bacterium SURF_5, the genomic segment CGTCCGAAAATATTGCAAAATGTAGTGGGTAAAATGGCCATCTGAAATCGCTAAGCCATTGATATGTCAGTACTTAATTTTTTGAACTGCGGAAGATGGACTAAAGCTCCATAACGACCTCCAGTATCGAGAAAAAGCGCTGAAGAAATCAGAGGAGATGAAGGCTCTCGATGCGGCTTCTCCCGAATATGCTGACGCCAAGAAGCTGTACGAGGCTTATGTCTCAAATATCCTGAATGATCTGTTCAAACAAGGGATGAAGACTTGAAATGATAGCTTTTCGGGCAGTTCAAACCCTCAAGTGGATTTGCCACTTGCAGCGGCCCCACGAGGCCGGGTCACCCGCCGCTGGAATTACGGCATGAATTCTTCAATGAAGGTAGTCCGATCTGTTCAGCGCAGCTTGTCGACCAGTGAATTCAGGTCCAGCTCAATCTCGCGGGTCTGCCCCCCGAGTTCGATGAATCTTGCCATTCGCTCCTGGGCCGGTTTGGTCGCCAATGACTGGTTGAAATAATGGGCTTCTTCGAGAAGACCTTCGCGGGTCGGCAATTCCGAGGCGTTGACTGATGCTTTCACCAACGCGATCGCCTCGGCGGGAAATGAAGCGATCCGGTAGGCCAGCCGCTCGACAAACGGGCCCAGTTCGTCAGGCGGCAGAGCTCGATTCACATAACCATATCGCTCAGCCAGGTCCGCCGGGAAATCCTCGCAACCAAGGACCACCTCGAGCGCGCGTCCGCGGCCCAGCAGGCGCGGGAGCCGCTGGGTTCCACTGCCGCCGGGAATGATGCCGATTGCGACCTCGGGTTGGGCAAGATATGCCTTTCCCAATGCCGCAAAGCGCATGTCGAGCGACAGCACAAACTCGCTGCCGCCTCCGCGAGCGCGGCCCTCGATCTTCGCGATGCTCGCCTTCGGCATTGTGCGGAATCGATCCACCATCATGTGGAACGGGGCAAGTTCGGATGATTTTGGAGGAACTTCGGTCGGCAGCGTCTGAATAAGCGTGACGTCTGCATGAGCGATGAAAAATTCCGGGTTTGCGCTGTCGAATACAATGACGCGGACTTCGGGGTCCGCTTCGAGTTCCTGTCCGATCCGGTCCATCTCCTGCATGAGCGAGAGATCAAAAAGGTTTATCGGCGGGTGGTCGATGGTTATGAACGCCACGCCGCGGTCAATCCGGATCTTTAGACAGTCGTAGTCTTTGTATGCCATGTTGCCCCTCTCTCGGTCGGATTCAGCAGGATCGCTGATTGTGAAGATGGATTCCCGGTCGTTCGACAAACGTCAGGACAGGTCCGCGGGAATGACAGAAACCTCTTAGTTCATTTCCCTGAAGTGCGCCGATTGATTTGATAACTCACCCCGTCTTGATTACTTCTTCTGCAGTTTGAATTCCGGCATCTCTCTTTCGCGGTCCCAGGTTCTCTTGGTGACACCGCGTTTTTTCATGTCGGCTTTGGTCACGCGAAGCGTGCCGGTGCGGGGGATTTCATCAACCACATCGACAAACCGCGGGACCATGAAGTACGCCATATTTTCGGCGCAGTGGCGCATGAGGTCCTTGAGGTCGAGCTTCACTCCTTCTTTCGGTTTGACCCAGATCATGACTTCATCCTCGCCGAGTTCCGACGGCACGCCGAAGGCGGCCGATTCTGCAACGGCCGGATGTTTTTCAATAATGTTTTCCACTTCGAATGATGAAATATTTTCGCCGCGTCTCCGCATCGAGTCGGTCTTGCGGTCGACAAAATAAAGATTTCCATCCGCATCCGTATAGAACAGGTCGCCCGAATATATCCAATCGCCTTTGACTTTTTTCGCGGAGGCCTCGGGATTTTTGTAGTATTCCACCGGGCGCGAGTCCCGATCGGGCACTTGCGTAACCAATTCACCGATGCCGCCTTGCGGGACCTCGTTGCCGTTGTCGTCGATGAGCTTCCAAACCATTCCGGGGAGCGGCTTGCCGCATGAGCCGACCGGCGCAGTTCCCAGATTCATGATCAAGACACCGCCGCCGTCGACGGCGCCGTATGCCTCCCAGATTTTTACGCCAAATCGTTTTTCGAACGGCTCCCACAGGTTGGCCGGACACGCCGCTGAATTGACCAGACGCACGGGATTATCCGCGTCGTCCGGCCGCTGCGGCTGCTTCATTAAGATCGGGATCATCGCACCAAGCGCGTTGAACTGGGTCGCGCCATAGCGCCGGATCGGTTCCCAGAACTTTGAGGCCGAAAACCGTTTTTCCAATCCAAAGGTAACGCCTCTGCACATTGAGAGGCCGGATGTCAACACCAGCGCGTTCGCGTGGAACAGGGGAAGACACGTGTAGAGGGTGTCGTCCTCCTGGATCATGAAGTTGGAGAGCATCATGAACTGCATGACGCCGCCGAGCCGGTTCCGGTTGACCACGCCCTTTGGGAAGCCGGTAGTGCCCGATGTATACATCAGGTGCGTGATTGCGTTCGGCTCAATCAGGTGCGCCGGTTTTTCGGGCGAGGCGCTTATAAGATCATCGTTGAGATCGAATGTCCCGAGCGGGAGCGTGCTGTTCTGAGTCCGGCGGACAAAGACCTTTCTGATGGCCCCCACCGGCTGAGCGAGTTCGGCGAATTTCGGATACAGGTCGTCGTCTACTACCAGATATTTCACTTCCGAGTTTTCCAGGATATACCGGAGGCCGTCTCCTTTCAGCGCGACGTTGATGGGAACGCTGTAAAACCCGCCGCGCGGCAATCCGTAGAAAAGGTACAGATATTCGGGACAGTTGCCCATCAAGATAGCGACTCCATCGCCGGGACGCGCCCCGTGCGAGGCCAAGCCGTTTGCGGCTCGCGCGGTGGCCCGGTTGTATTCACCGAACGTAACCACGAGATCGCCATGCAAGATGTATGGCTTGTTCGCGTGCTGCTCAGCCTGAAATTCGATGAGATCGGAGAAATAATTTAGTTGCGGTGCGTCAGTCATTGCAGGATCTCCTCAGGAATCATTACAGGTACACGTCTTCAGGTCCTGTTGCCCGACATCACAGATGTAGCACGACCAATATACCAGTGAAATCGGGCCTACCGATATATCTCTTTTCATCTTAATTTCCCGGATTGCGCGAGGTCGACACGGAACCGCAATCGAGGCCGCTGATAGCAACTAATATTCGACTTCCGAGGATGCAGCGCCCGGACGGAACCAGGTTACCGGCTTGGCCTCGCGAGCGACCATACCATGCTGCTTGAATGCGGGATATCCGATGGCCAGAGAGGCTATTACCTTGTATGGCGGCTCGATGCCCAATCTCTGTTTCATGTCGTCCATCATGTTGACCAGGTTGACGAATCCCACCCAGCAGGCGCCGAGCCCGAGGGAATTGGCCACGAGCGTCATGTTGGTGCCGCAGATGCCGATATTGATTTCGGGCCCGCCGATGGCGCGCTCGTCTCCCAGCAGGATGATCAGCGCGGGCGTATTCAGGAATACCGGCAGGATACCTTCGCCGACCGCGTAAATGCCGCCCTGCACGCGCGGGTCGAACATTCCGGGTTGGGGCTCCATCTCGTATTGCGCCACGAGAGCGTCGAGCATCTCGTCCGTCCGATACATCGTGCTTGCCATCTGGGCGAGCATTTGAATACGTGCGGCCAGTTCATCGAGAAAAGCCGTGTCGGTTATGACAATGAAGCGCCACGGCTGGCAGTTGCCGGTGCTCGGGGCCATGCGGCCGGCTTCAAGCACGCGCCGTATCAGATGTTCGGGCACGGGGTCTTTTTTGAAATTTCGGTTGCTGCGCCTTTCAAATACGGCCTTTTCCATTGCGGTATACTCAGCCGTTTTGCCGTTGACGTCCTTCGGGGGAGCGGGATATTTGTACGGGATATCAGCGGGGGTGGTCTTATAGAATCCCTCCTCGACGTAGAATGTTTCGGCGACTGTGATTGCCTCTTCCGGACACGTTACCACACAGTTCGAGCAGGTGATACATTCCTCGCGCCCCATCCGCGCCTTTCCGTCATCGCCGACGACCGGCACCTTGCCGGGGCAGTTATCGGAGCATTGGCCGCACCCGATGCATTTCTCTTCGTCGATCTTGATTTTGCCCCAATGAATCCTGGGCCGAAACATGAACTGCTTGTCTATGGTCATATGTTAACCCCCTCTGGTTAGCGCGTACCGTTCAGTGCGGGCGTACGATGTCATAAAATTGTCGGAGCCGACATCGAGCCGGAGCCGGAAGCCCCTGATTGTCCGTAACGTTCGAGTATAAAACGGGCGCCGCCGAGACTTAACGTATCGTTGTCGCCGTCCTCGATCAACGCGGCCCGGGCATCCCGGAAAATCCGCTCGATTGGATATTCGCGGCTGAGGCCGTTTCCGGCAAGAATTTGGAGCGCGTCGCTGGCCACCTCGAAAGCGATCTGCGTATTATGCACTTTCGCCGCCATTGCATAATGCGGTTCGGGCGGCATCGTCTGGGCGTTATACCCGTTCACTGCGCGAGCAAGCGCGCGCGCGCTTTCTACTTTTGTAAACATGTCGAATAACTTCTTCTGTATGAGTTGATGCTGCGAAATAATCTTTGCCCCCGCCACGCGCACCTTCGTATATTCGAGTGCCTCTTCAAATGCGGCACGCGCGACGCCGGTGAAGGTGGTAGACATGCCGCCGTTGGCGCCGGAAAGAATGATGTCGGTCACCGGCTCGAGCATTTCCGGGCCGACCAGCATGTAATGCCTTGGAATGTGAACATCATCAAAATAAACCTCGCCCTGGTTCAGGTCGCGCTGCCCGACCTTGTCCAGCGGCTTGCCTTTTGTGACGCCTTTGAGATTCAGCGGCACGAAAAAGATGGCGGCATCGCGCTGGTCTTCGGTTCCGTCGATGCTCGCATGCAGCATGGCATGCGTGGCTATTGTGCCATTCGAGACCCATGCCGATTTCTGGCCGTTGATCACCCAGTGATCGCCATCGAGCTTGGCTCTCGTGTTGTGGCGTATGAGAGGGATGTCGGGCCTTTTTGAGCCGATGTAAAGCTGATCGCCGCCACCGTGCTCAGGCTCGGTGATCGCCCAGCAGCCGATATATTCGCCTTTTTTGTCGTCGCGGAACGGGATGACAAACTCCTCAATCATCTGAGGACCGCCGAACATTGCAGCGAACATGAACGGCATGCTCCCGGCTCCCATGCAAACCGACAGTCCGGGGCTGCCCCAGCCGAGTTCCTCCCCGATGATGTTGCCTTCGGCGGGAGTGAGGCCGAGTCCGCCGAGCTCTTCCGGCAATCCGCGCGTGTGATAACCCAGCTCGCGCGACTGGCGAATGACGTCCCAAAGAATCGAGTTTTTTGCAATCACGTCGGCGGGACTCGCCATCTTATCCAACTTGTCCGCGGCCGGCCGCATCACTTCCGCAGCGAACCTGTGCACCTCTTCTCTGAGCGCAATTTGTTCGTTGGTCAGATTGACGTTCAGGTCGAGAAAAAAGCCCATGCGTCTCCTCCGTTTCTTCTAACTCCCGACTATCTTGCGATCCAGCAACAGGATTTCAATTTTCGCCGGTTTCAGGTTCGGTCAATATTGGGAATTTCTCCTCTTTTTTTCCACAGCAGTCCCTCCGTATAATTTTTCAGTGTATCCCTTGCCCATGCCGTCAGGTGGTGGTCGCGGTCCAGATACCAGCGCGAGGCAACTCCCTGGCAGAAAGCCGAAATCGCTCGAGCCGTGTCTTCCGGATTTATGTCGCTCTTGAAGCAGCCGCGCCTGATCCCCTCCTCGATCGCGTCCCTGAGCAGGTCGATCCAACTGGTGACCCAGTCATGGAAGAGGCGATGAAACAGCTTCTCATACAATGCTCTCGACATGCATTCCAAATAGAGAGGGTATCCCATCCGCACCGTGGCGTCGTTTTCGTCGAAGAGCCAGTCGCCGATGCAACGCAGTTTTTGGAGCGGGTCGTCGTGCTGAGCCATTGTATTTTTTGTTCGTTCGAAGAATTGATGGAAAAATTCGCGAAAGGCTGAGGCAAAGAGTTCTTCTTTTGTCGGGAAGTAATGGAGAACCGCGCCCTTGGAGATTCTGGCCTCGGTTGCGATGTCCTGAATACTCACGTTATGACTGCCGTTGCGGGCGATCAGCTTCAGCGCAGCCTCGATTATCTGTGACTGCCTGTCCGGCTCGATCGGGCGGGTGTGTCGTGCGGGCGAGATCACTGAATAGCTTTCATAAATTGAACATCATCATTCGACCGTCTGGACGGATTATATAGGAGCACCGATTGGATGTCAAGGAGAAAGTAAAGCCCTTTCCGATTTAATTGCATCTCTATTTTAAGTGATCCATGAGTGTCAGGGCGCACCACGAATTCCCGCGCACTTTTTCACTTGACAAGCCGCCCGAGCGGGGTTATACTGACTAACACGTTAGTTAGTCTGCTCGTAACCTGAGGCTCGGTCCCCGAAACCCAGTGAGGTGATCACACATGAAGCGCGTCCTGCTCACCAATCCTTATGGTCCGTACAATCTCGAATGGGGTCAGAATCAGTATGACATACTTGGATCGCGCCTTCAGCGCGGCCAGGGGCCATTCACGCTAACTTCCCAAACGCCTTGCTTGGCGCTGTACCTGATCGCGGAGAACATCAACGCCAGGACTACCGTAATGGAGTATCCCCACATCGAGGATTTCGTGGAGGAGCTGAAGAAGGGGTACGATTATCTGGGAATCCAGTTGATCGCGATGACGGTCCATAAGGTGGCGCGCATGATCA encodes:
- a CDS encoding enoyl-CoA hydratase/isomerase family protein; its protein translation is MAYKDYDCLKIRIDRGVAFITIDHPPINLFDLSLMQEMDRIGQELEADPEVRVIVFDSANPEFFIAHADVTLIQTLPTEVPPKSSELAPFHMMVDRFRTMPKASIAKIEGRARGGGSEFVLSLDMRFAALGKAYLAQPEVAIGIIPGGSGTQRLPRLLGRGRALEVVLGCEDFPADLAERYGYVNRALPPDELGPFVERLAYRIASFPAEAIALVKASVNASELPTREGLLEEAHYFNQSLATKPAQERMARFIELGGQTREIELDLNSLVDKLR
- a CDS encoding ATP-dependent acyl-CoA ligase: MTDAPQLNYFSDLIEFQAEQHANKPYILHGDLVVTFGEYNRATARAANGLASHGARPGDGVAILMGNCPEYLYLFYGLPRGGFYSVPINVALKGDGLRYILENSEVKYLVVDDDLYPKFAELAQPVGAIRKVFVRRTQNSTLPLGTFDLNDDLISASPEKPAHLIEPNAITHLMYTSGTTGFPKGVVNRNRLGGVMQFMMLSNFMIQEDDTLYTCLPLFHANALVLTSGLSMCRGVTFGLEKRFSASKFWEPIRRYGATQFNALGAMIPILMKQPQRPDDADNPVRLVNSAACPANLWEPFEKRFGVKIWEAYGAVDGGGVLIMNLGTAPVGSCGKPLPGMVWKLIDDNGNEVPQGGIGELVTQVPDRDSRPVEYYKNPEASAKKVKGDWIYSGDLFYTDADGNLYFVDRKTDSMRRRGENISSFEVENIIEKHPAVAESAAFGVPSELGEDEVMIWVKPKEGVKLDLKDLMRHCAENMAYFMVPRFVDVVDEIPRTGTLRVTKADMKKRGVTKRTWDREREMPEFKLQKK
- a CDS encoding 4Fe-4S dicluster domain-containing protein: MTIDKQFMFRPRIHWGKIKIDEEKCIGCGQCSDNCPGKVPVVGDDGKARMGREECITCSNCVVTCPEEAITVAETFYVEEGFYKTTPADIPYKYPAPPKDVNGKTAEYTAMEKAVFERRSNRNFKKDPVPEHLIRRVLEAGRMAPSTGNCQPWRFIVITDTAFLDELAARIQMLAQMASTMYRTDEMLDALVAQYEMEPQPGMFDPRVQGGIYAVGEGILPVFLNTPALIILLGDERAIGGPEINIGICGTNMTLVANSLGLGACWVGFVNLVNMMDDMKQRLGIEPPYKVIASLAIGYPAFKQHGMVAREAKPVTWFRPGAASSEVEY
- a CDS encoding acyl-CoA dehydrogenase is translated as MGFFLDLNVNLTNEQIALREEVHRFAAEVMRPAADKLDKMASPADVIAKNSILWDVIRQSRELGYHTRGLPEELGGLGLTPAEGNIIGEELGWGSPGLSVCMGAGSMPFMFAAMFGGPQMIEEFVIPFRDDKKGEYIGCWAITEPEHGGGDQLYIGSKRPDIPLIRHNTRAKLDGDHWVINGQKSAWVSNGTIATHAMLHASIDGTEDQRDAAIFFVPLNLKGVTKGKPLDKVGQRDLNQGEVYFDDVHIPRHYMLVGPEMLEPVTDIILSGANGGMSTTFTGVARAAFEEALEYTKVRVAGAKIISQHQLIQKKLFDMFTKVESARALARAVNGYNAQTMPPEPHYAMAAKVHNTQIAFEVASDALQILAGNGLSREYPIERIFRDARAALIEDGDNDTLSLGGARFILERYGQSGASGSGSMSAPTIL
- a CDS encoding TetR family transcriptional regulator, which encodes MISPARHTRPIEPDRQSQIIEAALKLIARNGSHNVSIQDIATEARISKGAVLHYFPTKEELFASAFREFFHQFFERTKNTMAQHDDPLQKLRCIGDWLFDENDATVRMGYPLYLECMSRALYEKLFHRLFHDWVTSWIDLLRDAIEEGIRRGCFKSDINPEDTARAISAFCQGVASRWYLDRDHHLTAWARDTLKNYTEGLLWKKRGEIPNIDRT